From Melanotaenia boesemani isolate fMelBoe1 chromosome 12, fMelBoe1.pri, whole genome shotgun sequence, a single genomic window includes:
- the fign gene encoding fidgetin isoform X1, with the protein MITSTSIYGLKMQWTPEHTQWAEQHFDISSTTRSPAHKVEAYRGHLQRTYQYAWANDDISALTASNLLKKYAEKYSGILEGPNERALLCSYSDNTTTGLMNGRKSENESWQEGIYPMNCAPDVISVSKAGMTAALPPTDASASIGSSPGVASSLSEPSYSSSNCGSHPATTLHSGLPSQEYTASYNGSYLHSSYSSQSTPALPSPHPSPLHSAGLLQPPPPPPPPALVPSYNAGSPNLPNYNYPPTGYASQTAVGPGYSPGGAPPPSAYLPSGIAAPTPIPPSTLPGYTYQSHNHTPIAPTPLNGSTSNSLKRKAFYMSGHGDMSSSYGNFNYSQQRSSQSPLYRVADSSVSDSNRGSSFERNTEASTLAFKPTKQPVASDQPRKFNLHSGRALSPPSYGSTKSSAEDLRSGEPYSKFGSPIMSDQTEEHRQHLSHSLTGSDVGTSTSSIHAAEEQLKNSDSNLVEMVTTEILQQGSPVDWSDIAGLEMAKAAIKEEILWPTLRPDMFSGLATLPRSLLLFGPQGTGRSMLARCMASQLGAAFLRLSSSALVTKWLGEGDKIIQASFLVARCRQPAIVFISDVDLLLSVQLSEESPVNHLKAELLIQLDSILTSAEDHVLVVCSTSKPEEIPENLRRYFTKRLLIPLPDGTARHQIISQLLSLHNYCLSDKEMSLLVQRTEGFSGLDVAQLCQEALVGPLHGMPGADLSNMHPSQMRPVSYQDFDNVFCKFQPSISQKELDMYTEWNEMFGCSQ; encoded by the coding sequence GTCTAAAGATGCAGTGGACCCCGGAGCATACACAATGGGCAGAGCAACACTTTGACATCTCATCCACTACCCGCTCGCCAGCACACAAAGTGGAGGCCTACCGGGGGCACTTACAGCGAACATACCAGTATGCGTGGGCAAACGATGACATCTCTGCACTGACTGCCTCCAATCTGCTCAAGAAATATGCAGAGAAGTACTCTGGGATCCTAGAAGGCCCAAATGAAAGAGCCCTGCTGTGCTCCTACTCTGATAACACCACCACTGGACTCATGAATGGACGAAAGTCAGAGAATGAATCCTGGCAGGAGGGGATTTACCCAATGAACTGTGCTCCAGATGTTATATCTGTGAGCAAAGCTGGAATGACAGCTGCCCTACCCCCTACAGACGCGTCAGCTAGCATAGGCAGCTCCCCAGGGGTGGCCAGCAGCTTGTCTGAGCCCAGCTATTCCAGCAGTAACTGTGGGAGTCACCCAGCCACCACTCTTCACTCGGGCCTCCCCTCTCAGGAATATACTGCCAGCTACAATGGTTCCTACTTGCATTCTAGCTACAGCAGCCAGAGTACCCCAGCCCTCCCCTCCCCACACCCCTCTCCTTTGCACAGTGCTGGGCTGTTACAACCAcctcccccacctcctcctcctgctttaGTGCCAAGCTATAATGCTGGGTCTCCAAACCTTCCCAACTACAATTATCCTCCAACAGGGTATGCTTCACAGACTGCTGTGGGTCCTGGTTATAGCCCTGGGGGAGCACCTCCCCCTTCTGCTTATCTACCGTCCGGTATTGCAGCCCCTACGCCAATACCTCCCTCAACATTGCCTGGCTACACCTACCAGTCCCATAATCATACACCAATTGCACCTACACCTTTGAATGGCAGCACATCCAACTCATTAAAACGAAAAGCTTTCTACATGAGTGGACATGGAGATATGAGCTCTAGCTATGGTAATTTCAACTACAGCCAACAGCGCTCCTCACAGAGCCCACTGTACAGAGTAGCAGACAGCAGTGTGTCAGACTCAAACAGAGGCAGTAGCTTTGAAAGAAATACTGAGGCATCAACTTTAGCTTTTAAGCCAACCAAACAGCCAGTGGCCTCTGATCAGCCACGAAAATTTAACTTACACTCTGGCAGAGCACTAAGTCCTCCGTCCTACGGATCAACCAAAAGCTCTGCAGAGGATCTCAGATCCGGTGAGCCCTACTCTAAATTTGGATCTCCCATCATGAGTGACCAAACTGAAGAGCACAGACAGCACCTCTCTCACTCCCTAACAGGGTCCGATGTAGGTACATCTACCTCGTCCATCCACGCTGCAGAGGAACAACTGAAGAACAGTGATTCCAACCTGGTGGAGATGGTGACCACTGAAATCCTTCAGCAGGGCTCTCCAGTGGACTGGAGTGACATTGCAGGTTTGGAAATGGCCAAAGCAGCAATCAAAGAGGAGATACTTTGGCCTACTTTAAGGCCTGATATGTTTAGTGGACTTGCCACATTACCTCGGAGCCTCCTTTTATTTGGACCTCAGGGAACTGGCAGATCAATGCTGGCACGTTGCATGGCCAGCCAGCTGGGGGCTGCATTTTTGCGATTGAGCAGCTCAGCACTGGTGACCAAGTGGCTTGGGGAAGGGGACAAGATCATCCAGGCTTCTTTCCTTGTAGCACGATGTCGCCAACCAGCAATAGTCTTTATCAGTGATGTGGATCTGTTGCTGTCAGTCCAGCTCAGTGAGGAGAGCCCAGTAAATCACCTCAAGGCTGAGCTCCTCATACAGCTTGACAGTATTCTGACCTCTGCTGAAGACCATGTTCTTGTGGTCTGTTCCACCAGTAAGCCTGAAGAAATCCCAGAAAACCTACGGAGGTATTTTACTAAGCGATTGCTCATTCCCTTGCCTGATGGGACAGCGCGCCATCAGATAATCAGTCAGCTGCTTTCACTGCACAACTATTGTCTTAGTGACAAAGAGATGTCACTGCTGGTTCAACGAACAGAGGGATTTTCAGGACTGGATGTTGCCCAGCTGTGCCAAGAGGCTCTAGTTGGTCCTCTCCATGGCATGCCTGGTGCTGATCTGTCAAACATGCACCCTAGTCAGATGAGACCAGTCTCTTACCAAGACTTTGATAATGTGTTTTGCAAATTCCAACCCAGTATATCACAAAAAGAGCTTGACATGTACACTGAATGGAATGAAATGTTTGGCTGTAGTCAATGA
- the fign gene encoding fidgetin isoform X2, producing the protein MQWTPEHTQWAEQHFDISSTTRSPAHKVEAYRGHLQRTYQYAWANDDISALTASNLLKKYAEKYSGILEGPNERALLCSYSDNTTTGLMNGRKSENESWQEGIYPMNCAPDVISVSKAGMTAALPPTDASASIGSSPGVASSLSEPSYSSSNCGSHPATTLHSGLPSQEYTASYNGSYLHSSYSSQSTPALPSPHPSPLHSAGLLQPPPPPPPPALVPSYNAGSPNLPNYNYPPTGYASQTAVGPGYSPGGAPPPSAYLPSGIAAPTPIPPSTLPGYTYQSHNHTPIAPTPLNGSTSNSLKRKAFYMSGHGDMSSSYGNFNYSQQRSSQSPLYRVADSSVSDSNRGSSFERNTEASTLAFKPTKQPVASDQPRKFNLHSGRALSPPSYGSTKSSAEDLRSGEPYSKFGSPIMSDQTEEHRQHLSHSLTGSDVGTSTSSIHAAEEQLKNSDSNLVEMVTTEILQQGSPVDWSDIAGLEMAKAAIKEEILWPTLRPDMFSGLATLPRSLLLFGPQGTGRSMLARCMASQLGAAFLRLSSSALVTKWLGEGDKIIQASFLVARCRQPAIVFISDVDLLLSVQLSEESPVNHLKAELLIQLDSILTSAEDHVLVVCSTSKPEEIPENLRRYFTKRLLIPLPDGTARHQIISQLLSLHNYCLSDKEMSLLVQRTEGFSGLDVAQLCQEALVGPLHGMPGADLSNMHPSQMRPVSYQDFDNVFCKFQPSISQKELDMYTEWNEMFGCSQ; encoded by the coding sequence ATGCAGTGGACCCCGGAGCATACACAATGGGCAGAGCAACACTTTGACATCTCATCCACTACCCGCTCGCCAGCACACAAAGTGGAGGCCTACCGGGGGCACTTACAGCGAACATACCAGTATGCGTGGGCAAACGATGACATCTCTGCACTGACTGCCTCCAATCTGCTCAAGAAATATGCAGAGAAGTACTCTGGGATCCTAGAAGGCCCAAATGAAAGAGCCCTGCTGTGCTCCTACTCTGATAACACCACCACTGGACTCATGAATGGACGAAAGTCAGAGAATGAATCCTGGCAGGAGGGGATTTACCCAATGAACTGTGCTCCAGATGTTATATCTGTGAGCAAAGCTGGAATGACAGCTGCCCTACCCCCTACAGACGCGTCAGCTAGCATAGGCAGCTCCCCAGGGGTGGCCAGCAGCTTGTCTGAGCCCAGCTATTCCAGCAGTAACTGTGGGAGTCACCCAGCCACCACTCTTCACTCGGGCCTCCCCTCTCAGGAATATACTGCCAGCTACAATGGTTCCTACTTGCATTCTAGCTACAGCAGCCAGAGTACCCCAGCCCTCCCCTCCCCACACCCCTCTCCTTTGCACAGTGCTGGGCTGTTACAACCAcctcccccacctcctcctcctgctttaGTGCCAAGCTATAATGCTGGGTCTCCAAACCTTCCCAACTACAATTATCCTCCAACAGGGTATGCTTCACAGACTGCTGTGGGTCCTGGTTATAGCCCTGGGGGAGCACCTCCCCCTTCTGCTTATCTACCGTCCGGTATTGCAGCCCCTACGCCAATACCTCCCTCAACATTGCCTGGCTACACCTACCAGTCCCATAATCATACACCAATTGCACCTACACCTTTGAATGGCAGCACATCCAACTCATTAAAACGAAAAGCTTTCTACATGAGTGGACATGGAGATATGAGCTCTAGCTATGGTAATTTCAACTACAGCCAACAGCGCTCCTCACAGAGCCCACTGTACAGAGTAGCAGACAGCAGTGTGTCAGACTCAAACAGAGGCAGTAGCTTTGAAAGAAATACTGAGGCATCAACTTTAGCTTTTAAGCCAACCAAACAGCCAGTGGCCTCTGATCAGCCACGAAAATTTAACTTACACTCTGGCAGAGCACTAAGTCCTCCGTCCTACGGATCAACCAAAAGCTCTGCAGAGGATCTCAGATCCGGTGAGCCCTACTCTAAATTTGGATCTCCCATCATGAGTGACCAAACTGAAGAGCACAGACAGCACCTCTCTCACTCCCTAACAGGGTCCGATGTAGGTACATCTACCTCGTCCATCCACGCTGCAGAGGAACAACTGAAGAACAGTGATTCCAACCTGGTGGAGATGGTGACCACTGAAATCCTTCAGCAGGGCTCTCCAGTGGACTGGAGTGACATTGCAGGTTTGGAAATGGCCAAAGCAGCAATCAAAGAGGAGATACTTTGGCCTACTTTAAGGCCTGATATGTTTAGTGGACTTGCCACATTACCTCGGAGCCTCCTTTTATTTGGACCTCAGGGAACTGGCAGATCAATGCTGGCACGTTGCATGGCCAGCCAGCTGGGGGCTGCATTTTTGCGATTGAGCAGCTCAGCACTGGTGACCAAGTGGCTTGGGGAAGGGGACAAGATCATCCAGGCTTCTTTCCTTGTAGCACGATGTCGCCAACCAGCAATAGTCTTTATCAGTGATGTGGATCTGTTGCTGTCAGTCCAGCTCAGTGAGGAGAGCCCAGTAAATCACCTCAAGGCTGAGCTCCTCATACAGCTTGACAGTATTCTGACCTCTGCTGAAGACCATGTTCTTGTGGTCTGTTCCACCAGTAAGCCTGAAGAAATCCCAGAAAACCTACGGAGGTATTTTACTAAGCGATTGCTCATTCCCTTGCCTGATGGGACAGCGCGCCATCAGATAATCAGTCAGCTGCTTTCACTGCACAACTATTGTCTTAGTGACAAAGAGATGTCACTGCTGGTTCAACGAACAGAGGGATTTTCAGGACTGGATGTTGCCCAGCTGTGCCAAGAGGCTCTAGTTGGTCCTCTCCATGGCATGCCTGGTGCTGATCTGTCAAACATGCACCCTAGTCAGATGAGACCAGTCTCTTACCAAGACTTTGATAATGTGTTTTGCAAATTCCAACCCAGTATATCACAAAAAGAGCTTGACATGTACACTGAATGGAATGAAATGTTTGGCTGTAGTCAATGA